GACGGTGTTGAGAGGTCTCtggcaggcagagagaggagatgTTTTCCCAGGCTCCTTCCAGCCTCATGTTTCTTGGATTCTGTGAATAACAAGATAACTTCCTAAGGGCAGTTGCGCTGTGTGCGCTCATAGAGGTGGTTAGTTCATGAGACTGCCCATTAATAACGAAGCAGAGCATTGCTATGGAGAGAATATTGTACTTATTACCATCAACTCTCCAGAGATCTGTGGGGTGCAGgattctgctttctttaataaataatacataaatgTTATTTCTGTAATATTATTCAACTAAATAAGATTTCATTTAACCATTTCTGCTCATTATCTTACACCTGCTATGTATGTTATTGGTGCGGTTTGTTTAGAGAGGATTACTCATCTCCCCTTACCTGCTACATAAAACAATATCTTTTATCTTCACTGTTATAacacttctttttctgaaggaataaCATTTATATTGCACCTGATGTATTATCCAACGTCTAAATGGAAGGCTGAACTTGGGGAACACATATCCACAGATCATTCATCACAGTCCTGATTGCTTGTACATGTCCTTACTGAAATGCTTATCCTGCTTTGCATTAACTCACTGCATTTTCCTCTATTCCATGAGAGAATTAGCAGCGTTTAAGGATGCAGAACAGATTTTAATCCTGCATAGGCTTTTTCAGTTTGAGGTAAGGCAGAAGTATATGAAATATATTCGGTGAATAATTTCGCCCATGCTGTGCAATCACAATTGGATATGGATGTCTGGGAATGCAAGACTGCTATGTTGTATGCAAAGCTCAGTGGCAATTCTAACCTTACAACACTTCTCTGACATGAATAGGATAGACACGTTTCTGGAGTAGGAACTCAATAATTTGCTTCTCTGAAAATGGAGCTTTCTCTAGACCTCTGATGTACTCTGACATGGTGTCAGATTATATCAAAGCATTTTCCATAAACCGATTTTGCATATGAGAGAAATGCTGTCCATGATAGGCTCAAGGCTGAaatacttaaattatttaaatatttaatttatgagTTGTTTACAAATACAAACTTCATTTCTTTTGGCTTTCCCTGGATAATCCGGTGtatctcctccttttccccatgGCTAATTGGCTGCCCGCCTGAATATAGAGAAGGTCTGTGTTCTCTGCAGTAACACACAAGACCATTATCAACAAAGAAAGTTCTCCTGTTTGGTTTTACCAGTGTAGGCTCAACATGAAGACAGAGAATGTTTTAAATTCATATCCATGCTGTTATTTGAAAATTGATATTGGAAAATGTAAAACTAAAAATTGTGTTATCTCTCATCTAGTAGCTGATCCCAATTCCCCTTTGGGAAGTTGAAGAACTTCTGTTAGCATAAGTGTGGGCTTTTCTCCATCTCTGTTTCTGTCTGTAAGACAGGACTCCCtttttctgctggtttctgcTTAGGATAATGAGGGATTTCTCTGAGTTTCGCTCAATGAGCTTTTAAACATTCCTCCTAACTGAAACATGACTACTAGCTTCAAGTTTCTTGAAGAAAACTGTGGGGAAAAATTacttaaacaaaataattcatgGCATATAATagtgtatttaaaataactaCACATCATGAAGCTAGACATAGATGTTGAAAATGCTCAACCCTGTGAGCCACTTTTCAATACACTCCAGGAATCATAATAATCATATAGGTCAAAAGCCAGCTGCAGTGAAGAAGTCTGCTTATAGGTAAAAGAGTAAGCCATTATAACAGCTCACAAGTTTTCTGAGATTTATTTAGGTCTCCCCTTGTGAATGTGATGAGCCCAACCCAGGCATAGCAGCAGAACAGAGTGGTGTAAACCATAACAGCAGCAATTGCTTTACGAATGTGCTGGCAGGGGTTCCTGGTGAGGCCTGTCCTATAAACAGTCACACTGATGCTGAGAGGTGACGGACCAGGCCCAGGGGCCCACAGCTTGCCACgaatattttgggaaatcccGCAGACTGCCTGTTTCTGCAGCATGCAGACCCACTCTGCTGATTCCTTCATGccttgcaaaacaaaacaggtaCCAGGGTAATGCCACCACGTGAGACAAACTGCCCAcatgccagcccagctctgcatggGAAACGTGCTGCAAGCAGAAGTTCTGGCTACATCTAAGCAAATTGAGCAATTCATTAAACAAAGGCCTCAAACTAGACTTAAAATAGTGCTGAGGAGCTCCAGTGCTGCATACACTGGTTTCAGGTGACTATTTTGcaagaaaacagtttaaaaaaaaaaaacctgtctaACTTGTTGGGGCACTTGAAATACCAAAAGCACTTACAGTTTCTGGCAAAAATATCCTTAGGCAACAGTAGCTGTGCTATCTTGCATGCCCAACAGCACCTCTCTCTTGGCTGGTGTCACTATCTAGGTACCCATCTCCTTGCCTGTGGCACTTTAGGATGCAGAAATTAAGTGCCCCTGTGCCTAAATCCCCTGGAGAGCATTATTTTTCATGCATACCAGGACACACCTAAGACAAACTGTGAGGCCACATCTACTGTGGTGAAGAAAATGGTTTCTCTATCCCTCAAGGCAGCTAGCATGGCATGTCGTGTATGCATTCATGGCTTCACCCTGCTTTCCTCTAGCTGTtccctgggaaaggggctggcTGTGGGCTAACTCTGAGTACTCCTCCACCCCACCTGCTGTAGTCTGAGCTCTCAGGGGCCAACACTTTGCCAGGGCTCTGCTAATTGATAAGCATCATGCAAGCTGCTGCTCATATCTGCGTCTGGCTCTGCTTATTCTATTAGTGCACACCCGGTCCTGAGCAACTCAAACGCTGGGATGCTTCTGGCTTCACTCCAGACTGTGGGTTTGGGCATTTGCCTCTAAGTACCCTGTAGCAGTGTGGAGAGGTACAATTTCATTTCATATCCTGTTTCATTGCTCTCAAATATAAGCAGAACAAATAAATGGTcagatttcagaaagaaactggagattcacatttttatttttgcagtgcaGATGCAAGTGCACAGAGAACAACATTTATGGCAGATGAACTGCCCCTACAATTCTCCCCCCAGTTTCCCTAAGGCTGCCACTACTTCTTGGAGATAATTTTATCTGTAAatattgttttgaaatattgctttttttttcctctgttcacAGACAGATTAGAACCACAAGAATATGCTGAAATGGTCCATGCTCATTCCCCATATGATAGAGCAAGGGTTCTTCTCAAAGAAAATGCAAGCTTCAGAATGAATCTCTTTTTCCTAAactcaggaaagaaaagtgtGAAATAGGATCCTATCTAGATTTACTGATCTGGGGATGAAGGACCTGTGTGGAAGTCTCTGTCCTTCACATTGTGGCTGGGAAGATCCATGAGCACTGTGAATCCTGCAGGGATTAGCTTCTTCCTTACAACTTGAAAAGCAAACTGCTCAAGGGTCCAACCTGACTGGGAGCTGTTCATAGTAATGGcttttggtgctgctgtgtttcacaCTTCTCAAAAGTAGCTATGACAAAGAAAATTTACCAGACCTCCAACAACAGCTTGGATTAATGAATATGTTCATTCTGGGCAGATACATAGAAATATGCTCTTGGGACCTTTGCTCTCAGCCATCTGAGCTGACGTGCAACAACAGCAATAGTCATGATGTAAAGTTTACACATCAGTGTCTTAGGATCCTGGACAGGAAATCAGTTTaaaaggcagagggaaagaaaaggtgtttGAGGATGGTTTATGTGGGAAAAGATTTAATGCAGAAGATGCAGAAGTGGAGAGAGGATGTAGGAGATGGAACAAGCATGGGCGACACAGCTGAGAAATTCATAGCACTCCTGCCAGGCTCTTAGCAGAACAAGATCATCAGCAAGACAGGATGGGGCTGAAAATGCAGGGGGAAAATCAGTGAGGGGTGAGCACATCAAAATGGCTGAACCTGGAGGTCTGAGGGACGGAGCAGAGTCCGGCGCTGCCATACACAGCAGAGTGCTGCACCGATGGGCGCAGACACAAAACACGCTCCTGCGTGCGTGCCTGGGTGTGAGGCTCgagctccagcagccacctCTCCGTGCCAGCACCGTTTATTCCTCGTTTCAAGAAAAAGCGAGTTGCGCAAGGTCGGTGTGTGCTATCTCCAAATAAGGCCTGGGAAGGAGCCCACGCTGGCAGCGGGGCTGTAGCGCGGGATGGCACAGGTGCTGCCGGCggtgggcacagcacaggggtgcCCGCCCCTTCTCCCTGGGCTTAGCTGCTGAGGTGGGAAAGACTGATGAGTCTGAGGCCAGGACTGAAAGAAGGGTTGGTtgccaaaccaaacaaaaagagaaaaaaaaattgtcagcaGTTCTTAAACAAATATCTTTCATAAACACAATGCTGCCTGGACTGCATTGCTGTGAGCATGAGTGTGTGTTGCTGACATTAGCTCATATATTTGCCTTTCAGAGGTTCAGGGAGATGTATGCTACATGGGTCTGAACTTGAAGGATGGAAATCTTGTCATCCTGTGCTTGACACCTCTAGCAGGTACCTGGTCATCTGCAGAAAGAGATTGCTGCTGGGAACCTTCCTCACCAGGGCTACAACCACATTTCAAAGGATGAACCGCACTCTCCCAAGAGCTGAGGTTATGTGGTCAGTCAGTGATGTGGAGACACTAAGAGTAATCTCAAGTCACTGCTTAACTCTTCAAAGAGTCCAAAAGTTTTAGATTAATTAAGCCATGAAGTGCTCTGGCATATCTGGAATAGAATGTCTCAGTTTGTTGCCTACAGAGAACCTTATTTTCTGAGGACTTATATATCCTCAGATGAATACTCCTAGATACATGGACAGCAATATAACTTCTCCTCTGAGTTGACTCTTGCAGCATATAGTCACCAGACATACAGCTGGAGCTACTCTAGAAATGATCCCCCTTTGTCAGCTAGCTCTACACTTTATTGATTTGCCGCATTATGtgttaaaatgaaatgtatttagGAAGCTTAGTGGGggtgatattttttttatccGTGTTTCTGGAGGTTTTACCAACACAATTGGGTCATCCCTGTTTGCCAGTCACCAAGTTCTCTGCTCCGTGTGCTGCTGACCCTCATTTCCCCTGCCTTGGGCACAGCTGCACCCTCTGTTTGCTCCCATGGCACCAGTGCCAGCGCAGGGCAGCCGGGTGCCggtggctctgcacagcacagctccccgggGTGAAttctggggggctctgcacagcacagctccccgggGTGAAttctggggggctctgcacagcacagctccccgggGTGAAttctggggggctctgcacagcacagctccccgggGTGAAttctggggggctctgcacagcacagctccccgggGTGAAttctggggggctctgcacagcacagctccccgggGTGAAttctggggggctctgcacagcacagctccccgggGTGAAttctggggggctctgcacagcacagctccccgggGTGAAttctggggggctctgcacagcacagctccccgggGTGAAttctggggggctctgcacagcacagctccccgggGTGAAttctggggggctctgcacagcacagctccccgggGTGAAttctggggggctctgcacagcacagctccccgggGTGAAttctggggggctctgcacagcacagctccccgggGTGAAttctggggggctctgcacagcacagctccccgggGTGAAttctggggggctctgcacagcacagctccccgggGTGAAttctggggggctctgcacagcacagctccccgggGTGAAttctggggggctctgcacagcacagctccccgggGTGAAttctggggggctctgcacagcacagctccccgggGTGAAttctggggggctctgcacagcacagctccccgggGTGAAttctggggggctctgcacagcacagctccccgggGTGAAttctggggggctctgcacagcacagctccccgggGTGAAttctggggggctctgcacagcacagctccccgggGTGAAttctggggggctctgcacagcacagctccccgggGTGAAttctggggggctctgcacagcacagctccccgggGTGAAttctggggggctctgcacagcacagctccccgggGTGAAttctggggggctctgcacagcacagctccccgggGTGAAttctggggggctctgcacagcacagctccccgggGTGAATTTTgaggggctctgcacagcacagctccccgggGTGAAttctggggggctctgcacagcacagctccccgggGTGAAttctggggggctctgcacagcacagctccccgggGTGAAttctggggggctctgcacagcacagctccccgggGTGAAttctggggggctctgcacagcacagctccccgggGTGAAttctggggggctctgcacagcacagctccccgggGTGAAttctggggggctctgcacagcacagctccccgggGTGAAttctggggggctctgcacagcacagctccccgggGTGAAttctggggggctctgcacagcacagctccccgggGTGAAttctggggggctctgcacagcacagctccccgggGTGAAttctggggggctctgcacagcacagctccccgggGTGAAttctggggggctctgcacagcacagctccccgggGTGAAttctggggggctctgcacagcacagctccccgggGTGAAttctggggggctctgcacagcacagctccccgggGTGAAttctggggggctctgcacagcacagctccccgggGTGAAttctggggggctctgcacagcacagctccccgggGTGAAttctggggggctctgcacagcacagctccccgggGTGAAttctggggggctctgcacagcacagctccccgggGTGAAttctggggggctctgcacagcacagctccccgggGTGAAttctggggggctctgcacagcacagctccccgggGTGAAttctggggggctctgcacagcacagctccccgggGTGAAttctggggggctctgcacagcacagctgctctgcacagcacagctccccgggTGCATTTtggggggctctgcacagcacagctccccgggGTGAATTCTGGGGGGCACCCCGGGAGCTCTGCCAAGCGTGGAGATCTGACAGCGTTGCCAAAGAGCCGTGGGTCCTTCTGGCGAAATAAGGCTTTTCCTGGAGGTCTTTGTTGCGCAAGCCACAGTGATTAAGGCTTCCATGTTCTCAAAAGGAAATGAATATTTTGCAGGCTACGTAAGGAAGAATTCAGGAACTTAGGAGGCTAGGAGGGAAAGAATATATAAGGGTGTAATTGGGTGAAAGATGAAAGGCTTCAAAAATTAGGCTTCAAATGTTGGAGAATGAGAGAGTGAAATGGCTTCTGTTACAGcaaattcactgaaaaatgttaGTAGCAGAAAGAAACAATGTGCAAATTTTGACTGGGTTCAGCAATCGCATTTgtttagaaaacagaaagaaattatacaAGAAGTTAAAGGGCTCCAAAGATTTTGAATTGCCATAGTTCATTCTGAACAAGTTAAGTGCTAATATTTCAAATCATAGGAGCTTGCTTTTCCACTTTTATTTAGTAAGAGCTTTTACAATAGACCTAAAGTAAAGATCAGTAAATAAATATGCACCttgaagcaaaatgaaacatatcagataaaaagaaacaaagtaattttttgtgactatttttttcaggaaaactgaaaatttccatttcaatttgACCTGCTTTACATCTATTCCTCTCCATTCATCAGTGTGGTCATCAAGGCAGAAAGTCCTGATACAGGACTAATTGCTCTAATGAGTGAGTTTGAAATCTTTAGGAGCAGCCTGTATAAGAGTTGGATCTGTTGTGTGAAATCCTGTTACTACTGTGAAGTATCCTGTGTATTGAGGCTTTTAGCAAACCTTTTTATCTTTGGCATCTCTGGTGCACATTGTTGTGCCAATAACATtgctgaaaacaaagagaaggcAACTTGACCCATTATTTGATAACCAAAACTAATTGCTAAGGTTTGAGTCCAGTAGTGGAGTATGGGAAAGCTTCTCATTCCAACATTTCTCATGTGTCacattaaaaacacagattGAAGGTCTTAGTCATCCTTTTGCACCATTTGTGAAAGATATACCGTTATCCTCCTGATAAAGTATTGGAACACAACGTGTTTAATCCTGACTGTGCCATTTCTGACCATGATGCAGAGGTAGCTAAGTTGCAGTAGCAGCTCATTACTACAAACAGTGCAGAACACATTGTCTCAAAAGTCCAAGGAAGAGGAGctcaaacatttgttttattttctggagcaacctggtctggtggaaaggggcaggggatggaactacatgatctttaaggtcccttccaacccaaacccaccccaTAATTCTATGTTTCTTCATAATAAGTACCATTGTACTGCTCAAAGTTTAATGAGCTTTAATAGTAGCACTTGAAGAAAGGGTGTTGTCTCCCTCCACAGAAATTGCGTTGTGAATCCACCGAGAAATGTCCTGTTCTTCATTCAGTGAACTAAGGCTTTGGTTAAGATCAGTTCCAGTGATGAATTTCAGGAATGGGGGGGGGAAgataaagcacatttttatgTTGTTATATACACTGGGaaaatttactgaaatatttcctgtgatGATGCTTCCCTGTCTGAACATggaaatttcattaaaattattttatttattggcTACTATTTTGAAACAGATACTTAGAAtcaacaaattatttcaataaatgtTAGTAGCAGATAACATTTGGATCTTGGATAGTCTCATATTGCCTTAAATTTTGGTTGTGTGATAGGTAGTATGATCATGAAGACAATGCATAATATGATAATGGACATattaaaatagcatttaaattaatatagAATTCATCAGAAATATTGGTTAGTGAGAAGAGACACTatattgaaatgaaatgaaatgaaatcttCAAAGAGAAGTGGTAGCTTAAGTCATGCAACATGTCTGAAAGACTACAGAGAGTTAATTTAAAGTCAAGaatctataaatatatataaatagctGCCAGCTGACACCTTTTACAATGGAGCCTAAGAAATGGAAGGGCAACCAATTTTAAATGTAGGAAATTGTCCTTTTCCTTAGTGTTATCCTGTGAAACACACAGTATTATTGCTCTCCGGAGTTAGCAGAATTTCATATTTCCTACTTATCTGGGAACAAACATGAAAAGAGGAGCTTCATGGTGCAAATCACCAGCTAAGAACACAAGTATAAAGAGTGGTGCATGTGCTCTACATTTGCAAGGTTTTTACATTTGCAAGGTTTCTTGCTTCATGTTTTGCAGTACTTACCCCTAGCCTCTCTCAGGCAGGATGCTTGACATAAAAGGACATCCGACTGACTTCATGTCAGTTCCTATTGCCCTCCCCCTGGAAAGAATCAGTGGATATAGAGCACTTTTGAGTGTGAAGAGGAGCCAAGATAGAAAATATTGGCGTGCTGTTCATGTGagatataaatatttccttgtCATGGCTGGAGGTTTGGGAGATCTCAGACTGACTGGAGACAACATGTTGTCACATGCCAGCCCCTTGGGAAACAGCTGGGAAGTCACCACAGAACAAATTACTATTCATGAGGCAAAACCCTAAAACAAAGCCTGCCCTTCACGTTCTGGTGGCCCAGTAGGATACAGCATGGTTTAGGATGCTGGGGTATCATGTGCACAGCCATAGGACCTCGGTGGTGTGTCGCCAAGAGCCTAATGGCCATGTCCTATTTGCATGTGCACACTTGGATTTCCAGTGGATACTGCTTGAGTTCACTGCCAGTGAACACACCACTTTTTCAACCCATAGAGAGAAAGGGTGTGGATGTTGGTTTGACAAGTAGGGGGACAAGATGTACCAAATgcacatcaggcacagcattaCTTCTGACATGATGCATGGGAGCTTCAAACTCTTAGGTGGTTGTGTTCCCTGGACTTGTTCAGACCTATGATAGGAGATACCTGTTCACAAATATATCATTACAAATATATCATTATATCCCAAAAGCATTGTACAAACAGCAGTCCATGCATATAGTGATCACCAACCTTGTAGCTGTACAAATTCACCTTGGTAAAGTCTGGGCTACAGAACTATTATGTAAtcattttttctgcagctttcacCTCAGCTTCTTCCAGGGTCTTTCCAAGACATGGATCCTTGTTTGCAGGAATACTGTAATGGAGACATTCTCTGAGCTGTCCCATCCACAGCAGGGATTGGGCATGCTCAAGCGTCTGCTAAACCAAGAAACCCTATGGCTCCAAGATGTTGATTCAGAGCCATGCGGGTTTTCTTTCTGCACCAGCTTCACTGCTTCAGCATCACTTGATCTGTATGGTGTACCCAAACACTGCAAAAAGAGATGCATGTGTTCAAACACAGACAGAGGCAGCCTGCCTAGTGATAGCAGAGGACAGTGTGGTGGCTCTTCCTGTGACAGTTTCAAACCCTTGTGAGTGGCTGTAGACAAGGTCTTCCTGTCCACATGGCACCATGTGCTGGGTGAGGACAGGGAGGCCTCACTTCCCAGGGAGGAGGCAGGTTTTGCTGTAGCCCCGAGGCCTTTAGGCTTTACTAAAGCATTCACGTCTCCTCTTGTGTTGTACCTGATTATCTACCACACCTTTTAGCTCTTTTTTCCTAGTATTTGCTTTCCTGTCCATAAGCCTAATTTGAGTTTGAGCCCAGAGCGTAATCTTAGAGTTGACATTTCTGCAGTGCACATTGCTTCTCCATTGCCAATCCCACAGAGACCTCCAGAGCACTGTGTATCTACAGCCCATCTGTCTTTCACTTCTAAGTCTTCATGTAAATTGTGAATTGTGTTTACAATAGCATTACATTTTTTACAAGCCACTGATCAAGTCATAAAATGGCACAGACTGAAGTGTAAGTAAACTCAGGTTAAAAATTCACATGGTATTACACTTGTAGCATATTAAGTAGAGCATTTAAACTCTATAATGCATTAATGAGTTATCAatgtttaaatacaaatataaactAGAACCATTTCTACTGAGAACACTCATACACTGATAAagtgatttgggttggaagggaccttaaagattcACCTAGTCCAAACCCTCTGTCAtgaacagggacaccttccactagacttTGCTCAgaatcccatccagcctgaccttgacACTGCCAcggatggagcatccacagcctcactaggcagcctgctccagggtCTCTCCCTCTTGGCCAGGCAGCAgttccttccccagcccctcaccatCCCAGAGGGTCAGGGCCTGATCACCCCACCTTGGTTTCACTTCTGCACTGGGAAGACCAGGGGAGGACAGAGGAGTTCAGACACAGTTGTCAAAGTACCAAATAAGAGAGCGGGAAAGCATGTGTACTGTTATTTTGGTGAGATTTCTTTGAGCCAACCCTCTGATTTTTGCTAATTGATACCTATATCAACATCATTTTTCTGACATCAAGATCAGGATGAGTCCTAGATGTCTTTAACTGGTTTCTGCTTACAAGTATTAGTTCTGAAAAGATGCCTCTCAGTTCTCTAGAAGTTTTCTACAGCTCTAGAGAGTTTTAAATATAAGCTGTGTAACTCACAAACTTTTTTGAAATGTTCAGATACATGTTATCTTGATTTACTGATTTATTAATGACTTTGTAGCAGCATCAGCTTTCTTTTATCCTTcaatatttttgcaattaaCAGGTTCATTGTTAcgaataatttaaaaaaaaatatatactgaCCAGCTGACTATTCCATCATTGTTGTCTGTTTCAATCCACAGTCTTATaagttaatttttctcttgAGTATCTGCTGATATGTGCATTAGGTTATCtcttgtattattttctttacttcatTGGTCTTTTACTTCATCTGGCTTCCTCTTTATTGTAATGTTTATCAAGtttccacatttcttttcattttgctttttttttatgtcttgcACTTTACTTTGGTAAAGCTGGTTTTTAATGAGTGTTAACATTGGTTCTGATTATGGATTACTGTTTTAAAGCTACACttatttatgaataaataagTGTTTTTAATCTCAGTTCcctacttattttttttttaatgtgatttgaCTTACAATTATTTAGATGTTTGATAAATAGTTCCTTGAAAATGTCCCATAtctatttgtatttattttataagcAAAACATACAAAATACATACAGTGCTCTTTACatacaaaattacaaaattatatGTCCTGGTCacttttttcctaaacaaaacTTAAGTTGTAATTTTacagacattttttctttatctgatAATATGAGATGCATAACTCCACAGGTTGGATAAAAACTGTATTGAGGCCTTCTTAAAATTCCAGGGACACTGAAACACAGACAGCACCAGGCCATGGAAACGTCAACAAGAGCTCACCAATCTCTATGACATAGGTGGCATTTTGCTTGTTTAGTGAAACTTGTCAGTTTTGGAAAATACCCTACCTGGAAAAACTATTTGGCATATATACAGCCCATGCTGAAAAGCTCTACAGAATGAGGCtgaaattaaacacatttttaaatgatcTCCTTGTACATCTagcagctattaaaaaaaaaaaaatcacaaaaatacagaaagagcAATTACTTGTTGGCAAATGGTACCCAAATGTTGTAAATTAGGCATATGCTTAACATTACCTATTAGCAAATGTTATCCAAATGTTTAAAATTGAGCAAATGTTTAACATCATTGCTACACTGCTGCAGGTGTATTCAGATTATAGCTTGTTATACAATACAGTGTAACATCCATGGATGATTAGGAGGACAGATGTCTCTGTATCTTACAGTGCACAGATTTGTGGGCTTGCAGATGAACTGCTTGTTCCTCACAGCCTTGGTCTACCAAAGTGTTTGGAGATACTCAGAAATGGAAGCCAGTAAATAATCCCACCCAATCATAGCCACAGGCTATGTTTAGAGGCCTTTCTGGTTTAGGGCTATAAATAGCAGTAACAATGCGAGTGCTAGCCATCCAGATTTCTGTCATTAAAACCTGCCATCACTCGTTTTGAAACAGCGCCTGCCAGAGCTCATCAGTGTGCTGGCTAGCATGTCTCTGACTGCTTAGCAGCCTTGTACTGAAACAGTTACTTGCTGAAAACGTGCCTTTGCTGAAATCAAAAATAGCAGCAGATCTGATGCAGCATGAACTGCTTCAATCGATGTTCCTTGTTTCCTGGGATGAGTTTCTAGA
This genomic interval from Ficedula albicollis isolate OC2 chromosome Z, FicAlb1.5, whole genome shotgun sequence contains the following:
- the LOC107604268 gene encoding polycystic kidney disease protein 1-like 3, encoding MCTRDAKDKKSPPEFTPGSCAVQSPPEFTPGSCAVQSPPEFTPGSCAVQSPPEFTPGSCAVQSPPEFTPGSCAVQSPPEFTPGSCAVQSPPEFTPGSCAVQSPPEFTPGSCAVQSPPEFTPGSCAVQSPPEFTPGSCAVQSPPEFTPGSCAVQSPPEFTPGSCAVQSPPEFTPGSCAVQSPPEFTPGSCAVQSPPEFTPGSCAVQSPPEFTPGSCAVQSPPEFTPGSCAVQSPPEFTPGSCAVQSPPEFTPGSCAVQSPPEFTPGSCAVQSPSKFTPGSCAVQSPPEFTPGSCAVQSPPEFTPGSCAVQSPPEFTPGSCAVQSPPEFTPGSCAVQSPPEFTPGSCAVQSPPEFTPGSCAVQSPPEFTPGSCAVQSPPEFTPGSCAVQSPPEFTPGSCAVQSPPEFTPGSCAVQSPPEFTPGSCAVQSPPEFTPGSCAVQSPPEFTPGSCAVQSPPEFTPGSCAVQSPPEFTPGSCAVQSPPEFTPGSCAVQSPPEFTPGSCAVQSPPEFTPGSCAVQSPPEFTPGSCAVQSPPEFTPGSCAVQSPPEFTPGSCAVQSPPEFTPGSCAVQSPPEFTPGSCAVQSPPEFTPGSCAVQSPPEFTPGSCAVQSPPEFTPGSCAVQSHRHPAALRWHWCHGSKQRVQLCPRQGK